The proteins below come from a single Microtus ochrogaster isolate Prairie Vole_2 chromosome 8, MicOch1.0, whole genome shotgun sequence genomic window:
- the LOC101985035 gene encoding olfactory receptor 226-like, with the protein MSNHSNTLVTEFILLGFPELCHLQGLLFGLFLTIYVVTILENVVIVGTISASRQLHMPMYFFLANLSVLETLYTTVTVPKLLAGLLAGAKAISFSGCLTQLFLFLSLGSSECFLLTTMACDRYVAICRPLHYPVIMDSRLCLHLAISAWLGGFLASFVSTALISRLRFCGPNALNHFFCDVSPLLQLSCSDTAAIEMLDFVAALAVLATSLTVTSISYARILATVLRIPGGAGRRKAFSTCASHLVVVLIFYTTTTFMYARPHAISSFDLNKLVSVIYSIVTPLLNPIIYCLRNRDIREALTKLLQTPRFS; encoded by the coding sequence ATGAGCAACCACAGCAACACGTTGGTGACAGAGTTCATTCTTCTGGGTTTCCCAGAGCTGTGCCACCTACAAGGGCTGCTCTTTGGGTTGTTCCTGACCATCTATGTGGTGACTATCCTAGAGAACGTGGTCATTGTGGGCACCATCAGTGCTAGCCGGCAGCTACACAtgcccatgtacttcttcctggcCAATCTGTCTGTGCTGGAAACCCTCTACACCACAGTCACAGTGCCCAAGCTGCTGGCTGGCCTACTGGCAGGGGCAAAAGCCATCTCCTTCTCAGGGTGCCTCACCCAGCTGTTCCTTTTTCTCTCACTGGGCTCCTCTGAATGCTTCTTACTGACTACCATGGCCTGTGACCGGTACGTGGCCATCTGCCGCCCGCTGCACTACCCGGTCATTATGGATTCGAGGCTGTGCCTGCATCTGGCCATCAGTGCCTGGCTTGGGGGTTTCTTGGCCTCCTTTGTGTCCACAGCTCTCATCTCCCGCCTCAGGTTCTGTGGCCCCAATGCCCTCAaccacttcttctgtgatgtCTCACCTCTGCTGCAACTGTCCTGCTCAGACACCGCTGCCATCGAAATGCTGGACTTTGTGGCAGCCCTGGCCGTCCTCGCAACCTCTCTGACAGTGACTTCCATCTCCTACGCCCGCATCCTTGCCACTGTGCTAAGGATTCCAGGAGGAGCGGGCCGCAGGAAGGCTTTCTCCACATGTGCCTCCCACTTGGTGGTGGTCTTAATCTtctacaccaccaccaccttcatgTATGCCCGGCCTCACGCCATAAGCTCCTTCGACCTCAACAAGCTGGTATCAGTGATCTACTCGATAGTGACTCCCCTGCTGAACCCTATAATCTACTGCCTGAGGAACCGTGACATCAGGGAGGCACTTACCAAGCTCCTCCAGACCCCCAGGTTCTCCTGA